The following coding sequences are from one Nilaparvata lugens isolate BPH chromosome 6, ASM1435652v1, whole genome shotgun sequence window:
- the LOC111064629 gene encoding uncharacterized protein LOC111064629 translates to MKSSRLLISRIRLWKNISGSPSNRLDSWKRHTNQEVGGGWWLTGHAGWRLGGGTLRSLGDAWGDLRRRRYRVGRPHSSSPSAGLSSELIASTTLSIFVEDNWAKFCGSKLMEHMLPPSLSRGVSATLSCGC, encoded by the exons atgaagtcctccaggctgttgatatctcgcatccggctctggaaaaacatcagcggctcgccgagtaatagactggacagttggaaacgccatactaaccaagag gttggtggcGGCTGGTGGTTGACTGGTCACGCCGGATGGCGACTGGGTGGCGGCACTCTCCGTTCCCTCGGCGATGCTTGGGGCGATCTGCGAAGACGCCggtaccgggttggacgccctcactcctcatctccctcagccggactctcatcggaattaatcgcatcgacgacgttatcaatcttcgtagaagacaattgggctaagttttgcgggtcgaaactgatggagcatatgctgcctccctctctctctcgtggggtctccgcgACGTTGTCCTGTGGTTGTTGA